One genomic segment of Clostridium saccharoperbutylacetonicum N1-4(HMT) includes these proteins:
- a CDS encoding chemotaxis protein CheX encodes MDVNYLNPIISSFINVMPQLGLPAVEKKGVSLKGRFIESPGVVIIVGIIGDIKGNVIYGLSLEDAKKIASAMMMGMPVNDFDELAQSAISELTNMLTANVATNFSQDNIIINISTPTLVHGKFTANASSDKVVCVTMGVGDMTVEVNISMEKNTI; translated from the coding sequence ATGGATGTCAATTATTTAAATCCAATAATAAGTTCTTTTATTAATGTAATGCCACAATTGGGATTACCAGCAGTAGAGAAAAAAGGAGTAAGTCTTAAGGGGAGATTTATAGAAAGTCCAGGAGTTGTTATTATAGTTGGTATCATTGGTGATATTAAAGGTAATGTAATCTATGGATTGTCATTAGAGGATGCAAAGAAAATTGCATCAGCAATGATGATGGGGATGCCTGTAAATGATTTTGATGAATTAGCTCAAAGTGCTATTTCAGAACTTACAAATATGTTAACGGCAAATGTTGCAACTAATTTTTCACAAGATAATATTATAATAAATATTTCTACGCCAACTCTTGTTCATGGAAAATTCACTGCAAATGCAAGCTCTGATAAAGTTGTTTGTGTTACTATGGGAGTTGGAGATATGACTGTTGAAGTTAATATTTCTATGGAGAAAAATACAATATAA
- a CDS encoding AI-2E family transporter, producing the protein MPSMMQIVRSRGFKRFISILLIFLFLYAMKSMISLILLTFVFSFLINSVSKYFIRKLEDKIRINYKLMIMTVSLVVTAMLFIVIIDFLPLVVHEFRQVVKQVTQIYNAPQSNPIFELVRQRLDKVYGTIFSTEGISYIAVYITNIGRVGFNIIIALILSIFLLLEKQVVSEFTSKFKQSKIGWFFDEVEFFGRKFVSSFGKVIEVQIVIATINGILSAIGLSIIGFPHLLGFGVMVMLLGLIPVAGVIISLVPLSIVAFNNGGLIQVVYVLVMIALLHAFEAYILNPKLMSSKTKLPIFYTLSILLVSEHLGGVLGLVIGIPVFMFILDIIEVPYGNKNKESEDINT; encoded by the coding sequence ATGCCAAGTATGATGCAGATTGTGAGAAGCAGGGGATTTAAAAGGTTTATATCTATACTATTAATATTCTTATTTTTATATGCAATGAAAAGTATGATTAGTTTGATACTCTTAACATTTGTATTCTCATTCCTAATTAATAGTGTTTCTAAGTATTTCATACGTAAACTTGAGGATAAAATAAGAATAAATTATAAATTGATGATAATGACAGTATCTTTGGTGGTAACAGCTATGTTGTTTATAGTGATTATAGACTTTTTACCATTAGTTGTTCATGAATTTAGGCAAGTGGTTAAGCAAGTAACTCAGATATATAATGCTCCACAGAGTAATCCGATTTTTGAACTTGTAAGACAGAGATTGGATAAAGTTTATGGAACGATTTTTTCTACAGAAGGTATAAGCTATATTGCAGTTTATATAACTAATATAGGAAGAGTAGGATTTAACATTATAATTGCATTAATTTTAAGTATTTTTTTACTTTTAGAGAAGCAAGTTGTTAGTGAATTTACATCAAAATTTAAACAAAGTAAAATAGGTTGGTTTTTTGATGAAGTAGAGTTCTTTGGAAGAAAATTTGTTTCATCTTTCGGAAAAGTTATTGAGGTTCAGATTGTAATAGCCACAATTAATGGAATTCTTTCAGCTATAGGTCTATCAATAATCGGATTCCCACATTTGCTTGGATTTGGAGTTATGGTAATGTTACTTGGACTTATTCCTGTAGCAGGAGTTATTATATCATTAGTACCTCTAAGCATAGTTGCTTTTAATAATGGAGGATTAATACAAGTAGTATATGTGCTTGTTATGATTGCATTGCTTCATGCTTTTGAGGCTTATATATTAAATCCAAAGTTAATGTCTTCAAAGACAAAGCTTCCAATATTCTATACTTTAAGTATTCTTTTGGTTTCAGAACATTTAGGCGGAGTTTTAGGGTTAGTTATAGGGATTCCAGTTTTTATGTTTATCTTGGATATTATCGAAGTGCCTTATGGAAACAAAAATAAAGAAAGTGAAGACATAAATACATAG
- a CDS encoding response regulator, translated as MKKVNIMIVDDSPFQIALLRDLLTESGFNVVGEASSLEEVIEVAKETKPDLVTMDMTIPGTDGFECTREIHKINPNTKVIIVSSMMDDEIVKKAKKTHVSGYAQKPVDAEELTLLINRVMGDEELFSEVEKLYSPMFKQAVLDIFNRLTKTIPEIVNESNENVEKTSEGISIVMGVIGKYSGRTIFDMSFDTAQNIAKVLLKREPKNHEEMLNVMSEIVNMIAGNACSMMNKKNKVFGLRVAPPTTFHGESINISKAELDITYSADVKTQFGDLSISVGFGRGEGEWMSII; from the coding sequence ATGAAAAAAGTGAATATTATGATAGTTGATGACTCACCTTTTCAAATTGCTTTATTGAGGGATTTGTTGACTGAAAGCGGATTTAATGTTGTTGGTGAGGCAAGTTCTTTAGAAGAAGTTATTGAAGTGGCAAAGGAAACAAAACCAGATTTAGTTACTATGGATATGACTATTCCTGGAACTGATGGATTTGAATGTACAAGAGAAATACATAAGATAAATCCTAATACTAAGGTTATAATTGTTAGTTCTATGATGGATGATGAAATAGTAAAGAAAGCTAAAAAGACACATGTATCTGGATATGCTCAAAAGCCAGTTGATGCAGAAGAATTAACACTATTAATCAATAGAGTTATGGGAGATGAAGAGTTATTTTCAGAAGTTGAAAAATTATATTCTCCTATGTTTAAACAAGCTGTATTGGATATATTCAATAGACTTACTAAAACAATACCAGAAATAGTTAATGAAAGTAATGAAAATGTAGAAAAAACTAGTGAAGGTATTTCTATAGTTATGGGAGTTATAGGTAAATACTCAGGTAGAACTATTTTTGATATGTCATTTGATACTGCACAGAATATAGCAAAGGTATTGCTTAAGAGAGAACCTAAAAATCATGAAGAAATGCTTAATGTTATGTCTGAAATAGTTAATATGATTGCAGGAAATGCATGTTCAATGATGAATAAAAAGAATAAAGTTTTTGGATTAAGAGTTGCTCCTCCAACAACATTTCATGGAGAATCAATTAATATATCAAAAGCAGAATTAGATATTACATATTCAGCTGATGTAAAAACTCAATTTGGAGATTTATCAATAAGTGTAGGATTTGGAAGAGGTGAAGGGGAATGGATGTCAATTATTTAA
- a CDS encoding EAL and HDOD domain-containing protein: protein MARQPIFDRNKEVIAYELLYRNGCENFYNGVNGDEATLSVITNSFYNFGIKNIADNKKAFINFTEELLIKEIPTLLPCEHAVVEILEDIEPTDEVLFACKKLKDKGYTLALDDFIYDEQYIKFIEFVDIIKVDFRITKGYERKKIFELLKINNNIKFLAEKVENKNEYSEALELGYTYFQGYFFSEPIILSRKSIPAIESTALKILKLINKEEFNFSDLEKLIMRDLGISYKIMKLINSSIYYIRSKVSSIRQAITFLGEKEIIKWLYVILLNDLKGNCASELLKVSLQRAKVCEFICNMSKYKERIFSAYMTGLFSVADVILNCPINIIVNDLCIVDEIKNGLIKEDDPLNKMLKLAISYEKGQWENVMHYAKEIDIDASKMSEIYIEAVKWADNIY from the coding sequence GTGGCGAGACAGCCTATATTTGATAGGAATAAAGAAGTTATTGCATATGAACTATTATATAGAAATGGATGTGAAAATTTCTATAATGGTGTTAATGGAGATGAAGCAACACTAAGTGTTATAACGAACTCGTTCTATAATTTTGGTATTAAAAATATAGCAGATAATAAAAAAGCTTTTATAAATTTTACAGAAGAATTGCTCATAAAGGAAATACCAACACTACTTCCATGTGAACATGCAGTAGTAGAAATTTTAGAAGATATAGAACCAACTGATGAGGTATTGTTTGCCTGCAAAAAACTCAAAGATAAGGGATATACATTAGCACTAGATGATTTTATTTATGATGAACAATATATTAAATTTATAGAATTTGTGGATATAATAAAAGTAGATTTTAGAATTACAAAAGGATATGAAAGGAAAAAGATATTTGAATTATTAAAAATAAACAATAATATAAAGTTCTTAGCTGAAAAAGTTGAAAATAAAAACGAATATAGTGAAGCCTTAGAACTTGGATATACATATTTTCAAGGTTATTTCTTTAGTGAGCCAATAATATTATCAAGAAAAAGTATTCCAGCAATTGAAAGTACAGCCTTAAAAATTTTGAAATTAATAAATAAAGAAGAGTTTAATTTTAGTGACTTAGAAAAATTAATAATGAGAGATTTGGGAATATCATATAAGATAATGAAGTTAATTAACTCTTCAATTTATTATATAAGAAGTAAAGTAAGCTCAATACGACAAGCAATTACTTTTTTAGGAGAAAAAGAAATAATAAAATGGCTTTATGTTATTTTATTAAATGACCTAAAAGGAAATTGTGCAAGTGAATTATTGAAAGTTTCATTACAAAGAGCAAAAGTATGTGAGTTCATATGTAATATGAGCAAATATAAAGAAAGAATTTTTTCAGCATATATGACAGGATTATTTTCAGTAGCAGATGTTATTTTAAATTGTCCTATCAATATTATAGTTAATGACTTGTGTATAGTTGATGAAATTAAGAATGGTTTAATTAAAGAAGATGATCCTTTAAATAAAATGTTAAAATTAGCTATTAGCTATGAAAAAGGCCAATGGGAAAATGTTATGCATTATGCAAAGGAAATTGACATAGATGCCAGCAAAATGTCAGAAATATATATTGAAGCTGTAAAATGGGCAGATAATATATATTGA
- a CDS encoding TIGR01906 family membrane protein, with amino-acid sequence MNKVFLEVIRRISKLFIHIFYAISIISIAVLLVLNITSIYNYAIYKYDLIKYTGLSAEILMENYKRTIDYVQNPFIKELTYNSVPMSSFGKIHFYEVKRIFIALYVFSIVFIIAMIIHIIRNRNNKLAEKLIKSLNSSVNIMAVIFVSVFAGAVTDFSKAFYLFHKLFFRNDYWIFDPKIDPIINALPEELFEMEFMLIIGVLIIFTIIIKILNYKLKKRKSGFIFKR; translated from the coding sequence ATTAATAAGGTCTTTCTAGAAGTTATAAGAAGAATATCGAAATTATTTATTCATATATTTTATGCAATTTCAATTATTTCTATTGCTGTTTTATTAGTTTTAAATATAACAAGTATATATAACTATGCAATATATAAATATGACCTAATCAAATATACTGGTTTATCAGCAGAAATTTTAATGGAAAATTACAAAAGAACAATAGATTATGTTCAGAATCCATTTATAAAAGAACTAACATATAATAGTGTGCCTATGAGCAGTTTTGGAAAAATTCATTTTTATGAAGTAAAAAGAATATTTATAGCCTTATATGTTTTTAGTATAGTTTTTATAATTGCAATGATTATACATATAATAAGAAATAGAAATAATAAATTAGCCGAAAAGCTTATAAAAAGTTTAAATAGTAGCGTAAATATAATGGCAGTGATCTTTGTATCTGTTTTTGCAGGGGCTGTAACGGATTTTTCTAAAGCTTTCTATTTATTTCATAAGTTATTTTTCAGAAATGACTATTGGATTTTTGATCCTAAAATTGATCCAATAATAAATGCATTACCTGAAGAATTATTTGAGATGGAATTTATGTTAATAATAGGAGTATTAATTATTTTTACGATAATCATTAAAATATTGAATTACAAATTAAAGAAGAGAAAAAGCGGGTTTATTTTTAAAAGATAA
- a CDS encoding pyruvate carboxylase: MGKKFKRVLVANRGEIAIRIFRACHELGIRTVAIYTEEDKFALFRTKAHEAYQIGKNKGPVEAYLNIDEIISLALKKHVDAIHPGYGFLSENPDFAKRCEEAGIEFIGPKSEMMDKLGDKIKSKIVAKEVGVPVIPGVEKPIDSEAEAFEVAKMCGFPVMIKAAAGGGGRGMRIVRSDEELLAAFRNAKNEAKKAFGNDDMFIEKYIEGPKHIEIQVLGDKIGNIVHLYERDCSIQRRHQKVIEIAPALSLTQEKREEICADALKIAKSVGYRSAGTLEFLVDMHGNHYFIEMNPRIQVEHTITEMTTGIDIVQSQILIAEGYELGSKEVGIYSQDDIKPRGYAIQCRITTEDPANNFSPDTGKIDVYRTGSGFGIRLDGGNGYSGAIISPYYDSLLVKSTAYARTFDDAVRKSIRAIKELTISGVKTNVDFLINVLNNEKFKKGECDTNFIADNPQLFDITARSDEEYRILKFIGEKVVNETKGKKREYDVPDIPIITSLDGLSGTKQILDAQGPDGVVKWIKDQKKLLLTDTTMRDAQQSLMATRVRTQDMKNIAKATAVYGNDLFSLEMWGGATFDTAYRFLKESPWKRLESLRKRIPNVMFQMLIRGANAVGYKNYPDNVIREFIKESAENGIDVFRIFDSLNWLKGIEVSLDEVLKCNKVAEVALCYTGDILDETRDKYSLKYYVDKAKEIEKMGAHILAIKDMSALLKPYAAKKLITALKDEISIPIHLHTHDTTGNGVATVLMAADAGVDIVDTTFNSMSGLTSQPALNSIVAALGNTDRDTGIDLSGIQKLSDYWDTVRPVYSQFESDLKSGSAEIYKFEIPGGQYSNLKPQVESFGLGHRFNDVKHMYKKVNDMLGDIIKVTPSSKMVGDMAIFMVKNDLTPENILEKAKNMAFPDSIVSYFKGMMGQPEGGFPKELQALVLKGEEPITVRPGELLPSEDFDKIGTYLKDKYKFTPCMKDIISYALYPDVFETYIKSILEYGDVSRMGSDVFFHGLAEGETSEIEIAEGKTMIIQLVEIGKLDEEGNRALDFEINGNRREIKIKDKTERIINHTGVDNSSKMADPDNKLEIGASIPGTIIKVLVKEGDSVKEGDSLLVIEAMKMETNIVASGTGTIEAIFAEEGKQVKTGELLVKIK; the protein is encoded by the coding sequence TTGGGGAAAAAATTTAAAAGAGTGTTAGTTGCTAATAGAGGCGAAATAGCAATAAGAATTTTCAGAGCATGTCATGAACTTGGCATAAGAACAGTGGCTATATATACTGAAGAAGATAAGTTCGCATTATTTAGAACTAAGGCTCATGAGGCATACCAAATAGGGAAAAACAAGGGGCCAGTTGAAGCTTATTTAAACATTGATGAGATTATAAGCCTTGCACTTAAAAAGCATGTAGATGCAATACATCCAGGGTATGGTTTCTTATCAGAAAATCCTGATTTTGCAAAAAGGTGTGAAGAAGCTGGGATAGAATTCATAGGGCCGAAATCAGAGATGATGGATAAATTAGGGGATAAAATCAAATCAAAAATAGTAGCTAAAGAAGTTGGGGTTCCAGTAATACCAGGGGTAGAAAAGCCTATAGATTCTGAAGCTGAAGCTTTTGAAGTTGCTAAAATGTGTGGTTTCCCAGTAATGATTAAGGCTGCTGCAGGTGGCGGTGGTAGAGGTATGAGAATAGTAAGAAGTGATGAAGAACTTCTTGCTGCTTTTAGAAATGCAAAAAATGAAGCTAAAAAGGCTTTTGGTAATGACGATATGTTCATTGAAAAATATATTGAAGGACCAAAGCATATTGAAATACAAGTATTAGGAGATAAAATCGGTAATATTGTTCATCTTTATGAAAGAGATTGTTCTATTCAAAGAAGACATCAAAAAGTTATTGAAATTGCTCCAGCATTATCTTTAACTCAAGAAAAACGAGAAGAAATCTGTGCTGATGCACTTAAAATAGCTAAATCTGTAGGATATAGAAGTGCAGGAACTTTAGAATTCTTAGTTGACATGCATGGAAATCATTATTTCATTGAAATGAATCCAAGAATTCAAGTTGAACATACAATTACTGAAATGACTACAGGTATAGATATAGTTCAAAGTCAGATATTAATAGCAGAAGGATATGAGTTAGGTTCTAAGGAAGTAGGAATTTATTCTCAAGACGATATAAAACCAAGAGGATATGCAATTCAATGTAGAATAACTACAGAAGATCCTGCAAATAACTTCTCTCCAGATACAGGTAAAATAGATGTTTATAGAACTGGATCAGGATTTGGTATCAGACTTGATGGAGGAAATGGATATAGTGGTGCGATAATTAGTCCATATTATGATAGCTTACTTGTAAAGAGTACTGCATATGCAAGAACTTTTGATGATGCTGTAAGAAAATCTATTCGTGCAATCAAGGAATTAACAATTTCAGGAGTTAAGACTAATGTAGATTTCTTAATTAATGTACTAAATAATGAAAAGTTCAAAAAAGGTGAATGTGATACTAACTTCATAGCTGATAATCCTCAATTATTTGATATTACAGCAAGAAGTGATGAAGAATATAGAATTTTAAAATTTATCGGAGAAAAAGTTGTAAATGAAACTAAAGGAAAGAAAAGGGAATATGATGTACCGGATATTCCAATTATAACTTCTTTAGATGGATTAAGTGGGACTAAGCAAATATTAGACGCACAAGGGCCTGATGGTGTAGTTAAATGGATAAAGGATCAAAAGAAACTGCTTCTTACAGATACAACAATGAGAGATGCCCAACAATCCTTAATGGCGACTCGTGTTAGAACTCAAGATATGAAAAATATTGCAAAGGCAACAGCTGTTTATGGAAATGACTTATTTTCACTTGAAATGTGGGGAGGAGCTACTTTTGACACTGCTTATAGATTCTTAAAGGAATCTCCATGGAAGAGACTTGAATCTTTAAGAAAGAGAATTCCAAATGTTATGTTCCAAATGCTTATTCGAGGAGCAAATGCAGTGGGATATAAAAACTATCCAGATAATGTTATAAGAGAATTTATAAAAGAATCAGCAGAAAATGGAATAGATGTATTTAGAATTTTTGATTCACTTAACTGGTTAAAGGGGATAGAAGTATCTTTAGATGAAGTTTTAAAATGTAATAAGGTGGCAGAAGTTGCATTATGTTATACTGGTGATATTTTAGATGAGACTAGAGATAAATATAGCTTAAAATATTATGTAGATAAAGCTAAAGAAATCGAAAAAATGGGAGCACATATCCTTGCTATAAAAGATATGTCAGCGTTACTTAAACCTTATGCAGCTAAAAAGCTTATAACTGCATTAAAGGATGAGATTTCAATTCCTATTCATCTTCATACTCATGATACCACTGGTAATGGTGTTGCCACAGTATTAATGGCAGCAGATGCTGGTGTTGATATTGTTGATACAACTTTTAATAGTATGTCAGGACTTACAAGTCAGCCTGCATTAAACTCAATTGTTGCAGCTCTTGGAAATACAGATAGAGATACAGGTATTGATTTAAGTGGTATTCAAAAATTATCTGATTACTGGGATACAGTAAGACCTGTATATAGTCAATTTGAATCAGATTTAAAATCAGGAAGTGCTGAAATTTATAAATTTGAGATTCCTGGTGGTCAATACTCAAACTTAAAACCACAAGTTGAAAGCTTTGGACTTGGACATAGATTTAATGATGTAAAACACATGTACAAAAAGGTAAATGATATGCTTGGAGATATAATCAAGGTTACTCCATCATCAAAAATGGTTGGGGATATGGCAATTTTCATGGTTAAAAATGATTTAACTCCTGAAAATATTCTTGAAAAAGCTAAAAATATGGCATTCCCAGATTCTATAGTATCATACTTCAAAGGTATGATGGGTCAGCCAGAAGGAGGATTCCCTAAGGAATTACAGGCACTTGTATTGAAGGGAGAAGAACCTATAACTGTTAGACCTGGAGAATTATTACCATCAGAAGATTTTGATAAGATTGGAACATATTTAAAGGATAAATATAAATTTACTCCATGTATGAAGGACATAATAAGTTATGCATTATATCCAGATGTATTTGAAACATATATTAAGTCTATATTAGAATATGGTGACGTAAGTCGTATGGGTAGTGACGTATTCTTCCATGGACTTGCTGAAGGAGAAACTAGTGAAATTGAAATTGCTGAAGGTAAAACAATGATTATTCAATTAGTTGAAATAGGCAAGTTAGATGAAGAAGGAAATAGAGCTTTGGATTTTGAAATTAATGGAAATAGAAGAGAAATCAAGATAAAAGATAAAACTGAAAGAATTATAAACCATACAGGTGTAGACAATTCATCTAAAATGGCTGATCCTGATAATAAATTAGAGATTGGAGCAAGTATTCCTGGAACTATAATAAAAGTTCTTGTAAAAGAAGGAGATAGTGTAAAGGAAGGTGACAGTTTACTTGTAATAGAAGCAATGAAGATGGAAACAAATATTGTTGCATCTGGTACAGGAACAATTGAAGCGATATTTGCAGAAGAAGGAAAACAAGTTAAGACAGGTGAACTGCTAGTTAAAATTAAATAA
- a CDS encoding histidine kinase N-terminal 7TM domain-containing protein: MDYTRMSRKYVKVFKVVMIPCLVFFYVTFFTNKFHHIYISKFEFVSNGHFNVLVYEKEIAFYMVITYITICELISTFLYIKGYIKSTKLHEYGYNRYFRIDYSAYSM; encoded by the coding sequence TTGGATTATACTAGAATGTCGCGAAAATATGTAAAAGTATTCAAAGTTGTTATGATACCATGTCTTGTATTCTTCTACGTAACATTTTTTACGAATAAATTCCATCATATATATATTTCAAAATTTGAATTTGTGAGCAATGGACATTTTAATGTACTTGTATATGAAAAAGAAATCGCATTTTATATGGTGATTACTTATATTACAATATGTGAATTGATAAGTACATTCTTATATATCAAAGGATATATAAAATCAACTAAATTACATGAGTATGGATATAATAGATATTTTAGAATTGATTATTCTGCTTATTCCATGTGA
- a CDS encoding bifunctional diguanylate cyclase/phosphodiesterase, whose product MHNLYNIKNEEILSRAIEGGDFGVLEWCINKGEMIIYEKVQEIVGCKFENISNMFEFIESIAYEEDKILAIEEFNNYIKGLSTLYRSIFRIKTQNGEVRWIFIKGKIIKGKAETYDLFSGIIVNVTEDNVFEGCDSLTKIPNRIFFLKKLKYSIEKNKHNNKKGALIHINIDNFKTLNYNLGNVFGDCVLKVFSQAINELVSEIGELGRLGGDDFGLIIHQFNYIKEIEEVCNKIHERLNKPFEINGDSIFLTVSLGIAVFPHDSSEIDELLKFCDFARYKSKQIGKNKCFFFDKKISEEYFRRALIEVELKKSIIDKELSICYQPQIDSLNNRIIGIEALLRWKNNKLGNVSPDEFIPIAESSGFIVQIGKWVFDEVLKDVNVWQNRGYKFNTISINVSPIQIKESDFIEKVLSGCLKNNIKPSIIELEITEGTLMQISKEKIEELKELMNNGISIALDDFGIGYSSLNYLTKLPISTLKIDKSFVDDIKNESNQAVIRCIIELSKTLKYKIITEGVETKEQLNLLKELGCNIIQGYYFSKPLPQDEIEDLLKLYVV is encoded by the coding sequence TTTTAGAATGGTGTATAAACAAGGGTGAAATGATAATTTATGAAAAAGTGCAAGAAATAGTTGGGTGTAAATTTGAAAATATTAGTAATATGTTTGAATTCATAGAAAGTATTGCATATGAAGAAGATAAAATATTAGCAATAGAAGAATTTAATAATTATATTAAAGGTTTGTCAACCTTATATAGAAGTATATTTCGAATTAAAACTCAAAATGGAGAAGTGAGATGGATTTTTATTAAGGGTAAAATAATTAAGGGTAAAGCTGAAACGTACGATTTATTTTCGGGAATAATAGTTAATGTCACGGAAGACAATGTATTTGAAGGATGCGATAGCTTAACTAAAATACCAAATAGGATCTTTTTTTTGAAAAAATTAAAATATTCAATAGAGAAAAATAAACATAATAATAAAAAAGGTGCATTAATACATATTAATATTGATAACTTTAAAACATTGAATTATAATCTGGGCAATGTCTTTGGAGATTGCGTTTTAAAGGTTTTTTCTCAAGCAATTAATGAGTTGGTTTCTGAAATTGGTGAATTAGGCAGATTAGGTGGAGATGACTTTGGTTTGATAATTCATCAATTTAATTACATAAAAGAAATAGAAGAAGTATGTAACAAAATTCATGAACGACTTAATAAACCATTTGAAATCAATGGAGATTCGATTTTTCTTACAGTGAGTTTAGGTATAGCGGTTTTTCCACATGATAGTTCAGAAATAGATGAATTATTAAAATTTTGTGATTTTGCGAGATATAAATCGAAACAAATTGGAAAAAATAAATGCTTCTTTTTTGATAAAAAAATATCAGAAGAGTATTTTAGAAGAGCCTTAATTGAAGTTGAACTAAAAAAATCAATAATAGATAAAGAATTATCTATTTGTTATCAACCACAAATAGATTCTTTAAATAATAGAATTATTGGAATTGAAGCACTTTTGCGATGGAAGAATAATAAACTTGGAAATGTTTCGCCAGATGAATTTATTCCAATTGCTGAAAGTAGTGGGTTTATAGTTCAGATAGGAAAATGGGTTTTTGATGAGGTGTTAAAGGATGTAAATGTTTGGCAAAACAGAGGGTACAAATTTAATACAATATCAATAAATGTATCTCCAATACAGATAAAAGAAAGTGATTTTATAGAAAAGGTATTGTCTGGATGCTTGAAAAATAACATTAAACCGTCAATTATTGAATTAGAAATAACAGAAGGAACTTTAATGCAAATTAGTAAAGAGAAGATAGAAGAATTAAAGGAACTTATGAATAATGGAATAAGTATTGCTTTAGATGATTTTGGAATTGGATATTCCTCGCTAAATTATTTAACTAAATTGCCAATTAGTACACTGAAAATAGACAAATCATTCGTTGATGATATTAAAAATGAGAGTAATCAGGCGGTGATTAGATGTATAATTGAATTATCTAAAACCCTAAAATATAAGATAATTACTGAAGGTGTGGAGACAAAGGAACAACTTAATTTACTAAAGGAATTAGGCTGTAATATTATTCAAGGTTACTATTTTAGTAAGCCTTTGCCACAAGATGAAATTGAGGATTTACTTAAATTATATGTTGTCTAA